The nucleotide window AGCaagaaaagaagggaaaaagatGGTCAGAAGCtgctgctcgaacgagcacataCCTGACTTGGACAAGCAGGTCCACTGACGAACATTCTGACCCTAATTGCTGTTTCTGCCTCGTGATACTTGCTGTTCCATTTTCCCCCTTtgtctatatattattgtagtaCTTTTGTATATTGTGTAGAGCCAAGCTAAGAGCTTGAGCCTCCTATTATCCTTACTTTCTTAAATCTTTACTCAAATGTATAGCTCACACACTACTTTCCGTTCATGTAATTCCTTCAACATTGTAATAAGCTCTTAAGTTACTCTatcctttaaacacataatgATACACTAGCTTAGGATGGTGGGTGTAGCCTCATTAatggtgaaccaccttaaatcttgGTCTTATGTTTACATTACTTTTATTGCTTATATCACCTTAATACTTGCATATAACCATGGTTCATTAGTGCACCTTCAAGCCATGGTCATTAACCTTTCGTGCCACCTTTAGGCCCACGCTTCCACATTCGTTAGCCTACTCAAACAATTATTTTGAGGAGTTTATTATTCTAATCTAAAGACAATTCTTGACTTAAAGGTTCAAAGGTTTGGAGACAAATCTAACAcatgttttctatttttgatcATAACCTTTTGTTACACAGGTTATATATTGCAAAACTAATGGTATTGGAAAGACATTTCAAGAGCTTTTCAATGACAAATTGTATGTCCCAAGCAAACATTCGGATAGAAAGTTATGACCATTTTACGACATCACTTTCCCATAATCTACACTCAATTTGAATGTTACTTAGGTTTTGGCTAATCCTAACATGTCCTATCTTTTCTCGACAAATTATTTATCTTTTAGAATTCTATGTAACTATATAAACCCCTTGTGTCACTCTATATTCTTTTAAGTCTTTTTCTAAAGATTAATACCTTTAGGgattcataatataatattttctttaattagtgttttgttcttattttataCTCTTATTCCGCTTATTATGATCAAATATCACATTTTCTCTTTTAGTATATTTGCAAtaaatgtcttatttgcttATTTAATAACATTtctcttgtttatttttttatgagatCAAACTATTTACACAATTGCTAATACATTATCACGTTTTCCTTTATTTTGGCCCATATTTACTCCTTCTTTGTGGTACCTCgtcatttttcttaaaatttatgtcatactaaataaaatatttaattgaataagaGGAGTATTATGTTTTAGGTCTGTGATAGCTTTAAATATAACTTATTGTTATATTCAAATTGCTACTGATtcactaataaaaaattacttgATCAAGTGGTAGTTTATTAGAATTTACTAGAAgtccaattaaaaattaatatttgattaatttcagattaaatgaatataatgtgACGTTTTCCAAAATCACGATAAATCATAGAATAATTAGATTCTAATTTAATCAActcagaaaaaaataatttaatcaaCTCAGAAAAAAATGAGATTCTAATTTAATTATTCTAAAGATAACCAATATCTCCATTTAGTCAATCCTTTGATAATAATTTTCCCCACGTTTTGTTAAGAAACACGTAGCACTACACAGTGTGATGGTAACGCAGCAGCCATTCAGTGGATATGGAAATGATGATAATTTTACTAGTCTTTAAAACCATGATGAGGGCAGTATGAAAATCCGAACCCTACATGTTGACATGGCTAAAGGCATAAATCAAAAGGAATCATAGACTACAATTTAGGTATCAATCAAGATGattgaaaatgaaaacaatttacattaataatttaattttttgttcttcGATCTTATTttcagattattttttaataactaaTATTTACCTTTTGTTTGTTGTGAGCCTATAAATAACTCAACTTTCATCTTAGCTAGTGTGCTAGCAGCATATCCTATTATCATCTAATATAATTTGTTATGGGCAAATATATGACAAATGttagaattattaaaaaaaaataaatttaatgtgaGATTATTCATAACAAATGAGTgaaatattagaatattaatgtcaaatttttCGATGAAAATATCTTAGGAACTTAATCTACACTAGAATATTATTATGCACCATTATTTTAATAGAATGGAATCGAGTAATATAAGTAACAATTGAAGAGATATTAAAATTGCTAGGCAGAACTTTTGCATAGATGAAATTCAtacaaaacttaattttaaaaatactcGAAAGATGATCATATCATTATAGAATATAGTAAAAATTTCTGATACAACAATTACAAGacataaaatttcaaatattacATTATATTGAAAATCCAAAACATCTCTAATTAATAGTCTTGTATgcatatctttttttttctttacaccAAGCTGTTGAATTAATTTCCATATGATAATCCTAGTTCCAAAGATGACATTTTTCAGTATATATCACAAAAATAGAAGTGGTTTAGGTTAGATATGAATCTGCAAAGGATTCACGTACAATCTTAAGTGAAATGCGATACGAAAACGTATGTTTTTTGATATGATATTTGTTGGATTGTTCAAGGTAATTTATCGCTTGCGCTTAGACTTGAGAGTATTTGAAGATTGAGAATTGTTATGCCAATTGCGCTTTCTTTGGTTGATAAACCAGTTATTAATCTGCTTCAGTTGTAATCCCGTCTCCTCTACTAGTTTTGCCTTGTCGTCTTCCTGCATATAGGTCAtatttgattaatcataaaGTGACGTTAAAAACCGGTGataaattgtaaataaaatatcaTAGAACATCACGTTGAAAAAGCAACTCAAGCAAAAGCTAAACTTAATGATTACGACTTTGAAACCCTAGGATATAAGTAGTATATATTGTAACAACCTAATGTTTTCAAAATAGTTTTCATCGATTCAATTCACTATTGATAAATTCATACAAGGactaagggggtgtttggtggTTGGCTTTTACATtagctttttggttggcttttggcttttagTTTGTTAGTTGGTCAAATAGCAAAAAAACAAGTGTTTGGTAAACGATTTTAAGTGAGCTGAAAAGCTGGTTTTTAAGCCAAAATCAAAAAGCTACTCCAGTTAGTCTTTTatgttggcttttggcttgtagacccactttttctttaataaacaaccaacagcTAATGTcgaaatttaccaaacatctccataaaAAGTTAGCTTTTTCAGTTAACTTAAAAGCCAACACAAACAGCCAACATTTTCGGCTGATCAAACAAGACAATTAAAAAAGCCAACAACCAATTGCTAAACACCCCCTAAGAAATTTATTCTAGCTTATTAGGGGTTTTGTGGCTTAGTGTAAAACATCATCCGTATTACTCTATTAGGTCAAAACAATATCAAACCAATCAACATTAAACGTAAAAGTCATTTTGCATCCAGATGATGCAAGATTGTCCTAGCCAAAAtacaaagaaatttaaaagtaaatgaACAATTAGTACTCTTATATATGTCTTTTGAGTTTGTTACTGAAAATAACATATTACGTGAAAAAATATCCGGCAAACTCAAAGAAACTTACAGTAGGATACGGCCACTTAGAATGTTGCTGCCACCAAGCCTTGAGAACAGAAGTGGTATCCCCAGGTAGTTTTCCAGCTCGTCTTTTACGTAAAATCTCTTCTCTTACATCCTCGATTCTTGATTTGAATCCCTACAATTTGATAACGTAGAATTTATTAGagaatttaattttgttatttaaatttatatattgaaatgaGACCTATgtatatttagaatttttaaattttgatacttaacgcattttacattattatcacTGAAATTCTATAAAATTGATCAAattcaacatttttatatttaaaatatgcTAAACATAGTAATTGAGTCAATTCAATATTTGAAAATGTATTCAAAGTTGCCTAACATGCCATAAAggtaaataattcaaaatattaagttgatggttaaaactccaaaatatgttatatattctatcaataTGATTATTACCTGCTTCAACTCGACCTTAAGTTCATGACGGACTCGTTCCATGAGAGACCTTTCAGCTTCAGTAGGAATGAATGACCCAAAACCCATCATGTCGTTGGGATCAACGGCAGAAGACTGATCCAAAGAGTAGTCTAAGGGTACATCATCTTCGTCATCTGACATTGTTGCTCCTGTGCCCTCTACAAGTGTTGCACCTGATAAATTAATAATGTCAATATCACATATCACTTGAACTTCATTATCATGTAAAGTGTAATTTATGTTATGTTGGCTATCCACATTGCAATCCTGTTGAAGTGTCTATTGTAATTCACATGTGCACGTCTTACCTTGGAGAAAGAGAAAAGAGTAAGATCCTATTTAGTTTTccttcaaaaaaattgaaaaattaattcctTCTAATAATACTATTTTTTGATT belongs to Amaranthus tricolor cultivar Red isolate AtriRed21 chromosome 17, ASM2621246v1, whole genome shotgun sequence and includes:
- the LOC130804069 gene encoding homeobox protein knotted-1-like 7 isoform X2, which translates into the protein MLGGGLMGGEMGFNDEQRQIKAEIATHPLYEQLLAAHVSCLKVATPIDQLPLIDAQLSQSHNLLRSYASQHNNSLSPHERQELDNLLAQYLLVLCSFRDQLQQHVRVHAVEAVMACREIEQNLQNLTGATLVEGTGATMSDDEDDVPLDYSLDQSSAVDPNDMMGFGSFIPTEAERSLMERVRHELKVELKQGFKSRIEDVREEILRKRRAGKLPGDTTSVLKAWWQQHSKWPYPTEDDKAKLVEETGLQLKQINNWFINQRKRNWHNNSQSSNTLKSKRKR
- the LOC130804069 gene encoding homeobox protein HD1 isoform X1, whose product is MQEQGLGMLGGGLMGGEMGFNDEQRQIKAEIATHPLYEQLLAAHVSCLKVATPIDQLPLIDAQLSQSHNLLRSYASQHNNSLSPHERQELDNLLAQYLLVLCSFRDQLQQHVRVHAVEAVMACREIEQNLQNLTGATLVEGTGATMSDDEDDVPLDYSLDQSSAVDPNDMMGFGSFIPTEAERSLMERVRHELKVELKQGFKSRIEDVREEILRKRRAGKLPGDTTSVLKAWWQQHSKWPYPTEDDKAKLVEETGLQLKQINNWFINQRKRNWHNNSQSSNTLKSKRKR